The genomic segment AAGCTGGTAACTGTGGAAGGCGTCCAAGttgaatgcgcctcgggacagatatttggactcatacttttaaaaatctttttctaagTTACCACTTGTgcgggttcattttaaatttcttggagaaaaaaaaactttcactggtttatttttttcgaaaatcgacaatttcatttttcctataacgttaacacagggatggcggccattttgcatttcaaatatcggtagatGTCGAGTAAGTTGTCTCTCTAGGACCAAACTTTGTACGGTAACCCCAAATTCTTGATTTGGCAAGGGAATGGCTGAAAGTCTCATCgaggaaagttcgagcaaaagtttaagtccttcactttcaaggcgcatactacctttcaacatttttcggaGTAGAATATCTTTAGcttacaaataaatgaaaacattcaAACACATGAAAAGCTAGCAATAATTGAACTGTAACTAACGCAGGTTGGTCTCTGCTCATGCTGGTAACTGTGGAAGGCGCTCAAGTTGAATTGAAAACCGAATTATGTCATGTTACAATTATTGTTGGCATCGAGGAGCACTTTCGGCAAGACTTAGAAAGTATTCGTGAAGATTATTTGTTTCGACTCATGAAGGGAACGAAACGATGGATCCCTTAAACTGTGATTGTTCAATGTTGACTTTTCAAAAAGATCTTGCATTTCCTGGAGTTGACTCTGTGATGACAAGAACAAAAAGCTGAGTTGTAAATATTGTAACgctcttccattttctttcctATTTCAGAAATATCTGGGATCGTGTGCTTCGTCGCCGTGCCTGAATGGCGGTAGTTGTCGTGTGGATTGTCTGAACACGACCCAGTACTACTGCTTATGTCCGCCGTACTACAGTGGACCACAATGCGAAAGTAGTAAGTAAATACACGTTAATATTAAGATTTAAACAcaagctcaaattttcctccaagaaactttcaaccactctgaGACTCTTTCCTAACCATGAATGAATATATACCATGAATATGAGCCCGTACAAGTGGAGACCAAAAGAGTGTTGTaacaaaaattgagagtccgaatatatgtGTGCGAGATCCATTCTACCAAACGAACTAGGAGTAAATAGGCtaagaaatataatattaatataaTAATTCTGAAGTATTAATAAATCATAACAACCGTTTTGGTATTGCATCAAGGTTGCACTTCTTTTCTGCCCTTGGAATACCTAATAAAACCACTGTGTGTTTATGAATTATACTTGACATTGTAGCCCACGGGGCGCGTCCTGTATGTAGGACGCGCCTTGCGGGGCCGTAGACTATGATATATCAAGCATAAAACTCATAGCTCTGCACTTCACGTCATACTGTCAGAACTGCAAGGCTCTTTCCTGACATGATACCATAACGTCTGTATTGACAATATTGATGATTCATAATTATGATATTAATATCGTATTTTTTTCGACTATTTACTCCTAGTTTGCCTGTTATTCTGCCTAAAAACACAGTGCCAATGTTTGTTATCGGCGCAATGCGGTAACGAAAATGTTGATATCGCTTGCCGGAATAGGAGCGTTTATTTCCAAAAGCAGTGCCCGCCAAGTACGAAACCATGTTCGTCGATCACATTGGCCGAACTATTGTTGTTTGAGGACACCATTTTGTTTGGCCTGATATGTAAAATGGaataatattgataaattattttaattgcTAATGACCTTGacaattttctctttcccaatgcAGTGACCATGTATCCGATAGGTCTGTGGCCGTTGAACGAAGCTTACGGCGCCAAAGATGCGACAGAGTATGGCAATGATGGAGGTGTGACGGGCGTCTCCTTGACAACAGGGCCAAATGGAGAGACCAACGGTGCTTACTATTTCACTGGGAGTACCGGTTCATACATGGAAATATCCAACGATGGTTCGCTGGATACAGAGTACTCCATAACCATGTTATTGTGGGTGTATCCAGAGAGCAGCGAGGCCCCTCTCTTCCACTTCTACCCGGCCAGCTGGGGCGTGTACCTTTGGCAAATCGCCACCACTGAGCTCCATTGTCGCTTCACCTTCAGGGATGGCAGCACGCCAACGACGTTGGTTGCCGACGTGCTGACCTTGAACGAGTGGCACTACGTCGGAGCGTCGTATGACTACAACACAGGCTTGGCGAAATTGTGGTACAACGGCGAAGACGTCGACGTCCAAGATATCGGAATCAAAACCCTTCGCACAAACTACAATATTCGCGTTGGTTATCAGGGCCATGACAACAGAGTGCTGAAAGGCCGTGTCTCATGCTTGCAGCTGTACGACAGAGCCCTCAGCGGTGACGAAATAATGTCGGTGAAAGATTGTCCAAGCCCAGGTAAAATGAATCGAAAATGTTATCATATTATGCTATTAACCTTCAATGTTACAAACAATACAAGTATCAAGGCACTGTTTGGTACGGTAAATGAAGTGTAGTTGTCGAACGAGTTCATTTGCAATGTAGAACcacagtcccttggtgggctattcagctctgggactattcgccccatagacgagtgtgtttctcgcttatgtacactcactcttctatggggcgaatagtcccagagctgaatagcccaccaagggactgtgGTAGAACTATGTTTTCGATGCAAGACTGAAACTCATGAGACGTCATCAATAGTTGTGATTGTTAGCGCTACGATGAGTTTTTGCTGAATCAAGGAATTTTCCTTTGGCTAGCCGCGTTTTTTTCGACACAGCCTATTTTGATCATTCTGAGAAAGCTTGTTCTAACATTTGGCGACATTTAAACGTTGCATCACAATTTCTCTCCACACAGTGACGATGCATCTGGTTGGTTTGTGGCCCCTGAACGGTGCCTATGGTTACAGAGATGCGATGGACCGCCGTAGTGATGGAAGTATGACAAGTACCTCGCTCGTCACCGGGCCCAACGGAGAAACCCAGGGCGCTCATTACTTCTCGGGAACCACCGGATCGTACATGGAAATTCCCAACGATGGTACCTTGAATGTCCAGTATTCCATGACCATGTTAGCCTGGATTCTTCCAGAGGCGACAGACGGACCCGTCTTTCACTTTGGCCCATCCGACTGGAAACTGACTCTGTGGCAGATGTCCACCAACACTCTCTATGTGCGATTTGTTTTCCAGGATGGCTCCAACGTAGAGTTGACTGCCGATGTGCTGATCGCCAACGCGTGGAACTACGTCGGGGCATCGTATAACTACAATACCGGTGTGGGCAGACTATGGCTGAATGGCGTGGAAGTCGCCAGCCAAGACATCGGAGTCAAAACTATGAGTGCCAACACCAACGTAAGGGTGGCCTACCAGGGATCCGACAACCGAATTTATCAAGGTCGCATTTTCTGTCTGCAGTTGTACAGCCGGGCACTCTCTGCAGCCGAAATACTGTCTGTGAAAAACTGCCCTATACCAGGTAGGTGTGCCTCcttgatttaaggtagtatgcgcctcgaaagtgaaagacctaaacttatgctcaaactttcctttagaaatctttcaaccattatctttcaaaatcgagaataaaagtAGGGGGTCACCGTAGTACTAGAgaaatttgccgatatttggaattcaaaatggccaccatccccgtgctaactctatggagaaaaataaaattttcgaatttcgcaaaactaagccggtgaaaagttttcttacaccaagagcttttaaattgacacccacaagtggtatatcagaaaagaagtgaaaaagtttgagtggccgaatatctgtcaccgaggcgCGTTCTGCCTTTGACAACCTTCCATTCTAAGATAAAGAATGATAGCTTTTCTGAATCAACGCATTCCGTGAACTTCTGGTGACAAATAGTCTTTTTACAGACATGACAGTATTTCAAAGATACTGAAAATAGCCATCCAATTACTATATCGTACTCTTTTTTAAAAGTACGGGGTTTGTGGAAATTATTTTTGCCTTTATACTCTTTATGTCAAGGTTGAAAGTGTTATCATTTTTGAGGTTGCTGCAGCCAGTGAGCGAAGGCGGGGAACGGCACATTAGAGATAGATCCGGTcaattattttgcttttgtctgttatgtatttcagattAATAATTAATACTGTGAACGAGGCATTGGCGGCTAGACCGACGATAGAGGGCGGGCGACGACATCCCTGACGATCAGCACGACGGATAGGATCGTTCCAATATCTTTACGAAGAATGCGACCAATTTATCGTGTTTTGGTAGACAAGTTACTTGTTAGCAACTACACATTTACGTATTGTATGGAATTTACAAATTTAGTCTGATACTTGTTTATATGCTACTACAGACAAcgttgaatgaaaaaaaaataattcaaactAATTTTCCCAGTTATTCGTGaagtcaaatatttttcaacttcaTCTGTTCTTTCTGTAATGATAataacattgttttcatttctcTTCGGTCCAAAAATCATAAGCTTATTGAATCAGTTTTGACTTAATACCATATTGAATACAACTTAAGCTTTCTAATATTACAATGCTCGCCCTATATTAGTAGTTGTAACAGTTCAGCCAGCTACCTAACTTCCATATTGAACCtattttcagattcagattcaaaTCGATTTAAATGAAGactgctcatttgaatattagTTGAACGAACTATCGAGACTAACATGGCGCCCATTGGCACAGGGTTTGATGTTTCCTTGCAAATTGTTCAATACCTTTCAATTTAACGGattataaaaatacaaacaaggaCCCTACGTAAGAAAACAATATCGTTTATTCTGACTTTAGTCCACAGATACACAGGTTATCattatgaacaaaacaaaacaaaaagtctGGGCCTATCCacttattaaggtagtatgcgcttcgaaagtaaacttttgttcaaactttcccttatgaaattttcaaccactgTCTAACCCAGGATGATTATCGAAGCAAATTACGCCAAATTTACTGATCtttgaaactgaaactgaaatggccgccatactcTATCATAACTCTGTGGGCACTACTTATCTTTCCATTATTACGCAAAAAAGATTGTGAAATGTTCTTGTGTACATTCTTTAATTTCAGCCTATTTAAACTCTAGACCTGGAATGAACTTTAAAGCtttgaaagtgtgaaattttgtcaacacaACGAATTCTACCCCCATCTTTCTCAAgcattttatatcattttagaGACGTTGTGGCGTCTTccaaagaaatacatttttctgaACACTTACATAGTATTGCTGCATAGTGTTGAAGTgtctttttacaaaaaaaaactaaaagctTCGAAATTCAACTCTTTAATCTTCATACGGCATGCTTTGGTATAGGCCATTTTACAGCTACTTACATGGCTAGACCTGTACATCGGAAACTCTTGAGCAGGGGTAGGCAGGGCCATTTTAGCGTATGTCCTCACACACGGAACGGGATTTAAATAATTGTTCTAAACCAACTTCCATGACTTGACACTTCAGCTAGCTAAGGTGGGAAACTGTCACTTTGTTGCGCTACAAGTGGTAGGAACTCGGGCACAATTGTAAATCTATTATTTAGTATCATGGTCACCTACGACGATCGCCGTACATAGATCCAATACACATTGCACTACAATTCACAATATGGTTTTAATTCTGCACTTCATTGGTGACGAAATTGTCTCCCTAGTCTTCGTCTGAAATGTTAGTTTGTCAGATTTTACGACGATGTGAGACTACTTTACGGCACTCCGTGAACGAGTTTCCTTCAATACCACCACCGCATTAGCTAACCAAATCTGTAGACCTTCAAAACGCTGGACTATTTATTAATGGGAGGAGGTGGTCCCGTCTGAAGCTGTGCGTATGTGGGACCCATACAACGGGTTTGTTGCTACGCACAACATATCCCAACATCCCTTGTGCatatccaaaattttaaaatggcggctgtaCTGACACTTGTAACCGCAGCCGAAACAGATCCATATACACGAAGAGACGCAGCTTaagtttatttggcaaagtcttgCAATTGTTGGAACACTACAAAACTGCTGAACTATATGAACCTGCATCAAATGCATAATTAGCTGTACATAAGCGGGACATTTGTCACCCAATTCTAGGAAGAGGCGTTTTTTATCAACAAGACAGTCGCGCAGCCGCAGACGGGACGACTCCTCCCTTACAAGAATTACACCTCAAGGAGTTTGTACTCTCGGCTTGTACTGATTGCAACGAAAGAAGGAAAGTGTTGGCAGCTGGCACACTAGAAAAAAACgacaacataaaaaacaaaaaagagagCGCCACCTTCGCTTGGTATACATCCTATGTCGCGATGTGGTGAACCAATGTCTATAACACTGTTAATTAATGAATTGAAATGGCGTAAAACCTCATAAGATACAAAGAATTCATTTTTCTCTGAGTAGAAGTGACGCATTGCCGAAGTATCCGTCTTCCCAGCGTTCAAAGCTGGCGCCTGATAATTATTCAGCTTGTAATACAGATTTGCTTGCAATACAGATTTGCATGAAAAATGCCCATTTATGGTGGTAAAACTAAAAATCGCcccaaatgtaaaatgtgtcaTTCCACAAAATAACAGATTTTCACGGTCGTTATGTTAAACTTCTTGGATATTTCTTTACGTTAAAGAAgaactttttgtaaaattgtccTAGTTCAAATAATGTAAATGAGTTATTTTAATaacttaaatatttaaattatgtagAATTCGTGAACAAAATACGCTAATAAGTTGAAGGTAAACGATAAAGCAAATTGACGTCATGCGAAGTGGCCCCTGCAATCTTTAGAGGGGTGGTCGGAAAGGGGTTTTCCGCTTTAAAATTCTTTATGTACACAATACTTTACATAACGGCAAGATATGAATCGATAAAGTCCAACATTCCATGCACTTTCCAGCCGTGATAATTCAGTATTTGCACGACAGTAATGTCTCAAAATATCGTATACAATTTTTACAACATATATTTTGCATTTCACTACCGATTTCAAGGATCTTTATGGCCCATCCCATGATTCAATCTGCTTTATCTTTATCCTGAAGACATTCTCGCTTAACTAAATGTGCTCTTAACTTAAAAATATGCATCCAAATATCGTACtccacaaaattgatatcaagaGTCGGTAATTAACATAATAGGCATAAAGCTGTTGTATGTATGACAATATATTCAGCATACTATAAAATTTTCTTGGTTACAATTCAGGGGCGAGTGTCGAATCCAGTATGTTTACATAATTGTTACTTGTGACACTTAATTGAAAATAGTAAATAGCATGAATTTTCGTATTGCTGTTCATATTTGGAAGGGGAAAATTGATCCACTTCAAATGAATTTGGCGGCTGTAactttttgtatttcattttttttctctaaaacATATTTTCTCTATACTGTTTCCCTAAGGGACGATAACGTACTACCTTTGCAAACACGATGCATTGTGAGCAACGTGTTATCTAAGTGTTTACAATGGAATTCATTACGACTGACAGATAACGCATTCAGTAATATTTCCGGACTCTCAACCTACGGTAACTGCTTGCTAGCAAAGAGTTCAGCGATCAAAACTACCCGGCTATATTCCAACGTCTGGAAAACATGACTGACTTAGAACCGAGTTAGGCTGTTTTGCTTTTGACCACGATAACTCCAAACAGCTTGAATTCCTAATGAATACACGTATAAATACACGCTAGCACAGATCTCACACAgcctcaaaaaaaaacaacgagGTATACATCGCTTAACAGAGGGAACGCACCAAAAGTTGCCGCCAATAGAGCTTTACATCCGTTCCGGATACAAACTTACTACTTTCTATGAACTAAAGAAAGCCTCAACATTGCTGAgaaaaacaatgacaaaaaagaCATTGCTATGTAAAGTGTGTTTGCTATGGCTAGgaataaatattgttgtttaATTCATAGGAGTTTTAAAAACGATAAATGAACGGATAGGTTCTTTGGTTACGATTAACAGTTTCGGCACCAGGCTCCTCTTGGATGTTACGTCCTACCAACATGGCGGTCAAAGTGTTCCGGATTCTCCAGCGGTCATATGTGACGATTGTAGCTTCGCTGCTTCTTCTGAGGGTTTTCGAGTTGTAAATAGTTCCGTTAATAGGGAACGTAAGTATTCGCGTCACGTGGTACCAGTTAGTGGGCCAACTGACGTCATAGACATCGAGGTTAAGCAGGAAGTTAAGTCAGACATCGATAATTCCACCgggaaaaactgcaaaaatgaCAAGGTAGAGCAAGACCACCAGTCCAACAAGTGTGGCAAACGTTGCGTTTCTCCATCTctgaaaatcacaagaaaaaggTTGATCATCTATGACCACCGTGACACTATTGGAATACATTAACACGTGATTAACACGTGTACTAGCAATGCACTCATACTAACAAGTAACGAGGActcaaaatatttctaaaattaCACCAAAAAGTATGCATATTACTAGGAATTTAAGGATACTAAAATGCCATGATTGGGAGAAAAAAGTACTGGGATACGAAATAGGGTAGCCTTGCAAGTTCATTAGGATATGATGTAGTAACTGTTGTGTGTTAGCTCACTGGCTATGttcacggtcactccacaacgTGGTATGTTTCCACGATGTTGCGGT from the Ptychodera flava strain L36383 chromosome 2, AS_Pfla_20210202, whole genome shotgun sequence genome contains:
- the LOC139116994 gene encoding uncharacterized protein; this translates as MASKTPLVLCSFLSLLSAALQVHGHRFIYDTPCYKSGYREVTTGYAMGELDEGDVLVLEDVSSQNVCFDQCMLTDWCLSINYRKFTKVCQLNAQDKLSLPGNYGQQGGYVYADFRSGVLDEKYLGSCASSPCLNGGSCRVDCLNTTQYYCLCPPYYSGPQCESMTMYPIGLWPLNEAYGAKDATEYGNDGGVTGVSLTTGPNGETNGAYYFTGSTGSYMEISNDGSLDTEYSITMLLWVYPESSEAPLFHFYPASWGVYLWQIATTELHCRFTFRDGSTPTTLVADVLTLNEWHYVGASYDYNTGLAKLWYNGEDVDVQDIGIKTLRTNYNIRVGYQGHDNRVLKGRVSCLQLYDRALSGDEIMSVKDCPSPVTMHLVGLWPLNGAYGYRDAMDRRSDGSMTSTSLVTGPNGETQGAHYFSGTTGSYMEIPNDGTLNVQYSMTMLAWILPEATDGPVFHFGPSDWKLTLWQMSTNTLYVRFVFQDGSNVELTADVLIANAWNYVGASYNYNTGVGRLWLNGVEVASQDIGVKTMSANTNVRVAYQGSDNRIYQGRIFCLQLYSRALSAAEILSVKNCPIPD